The Candidatus Sericytochromatia bacterium genome contains the following window.
TCAAGCTTCGCCGCGAAATGTCGATGGGCACGATGCGGGTTCTGTCACAGACCCCGGGGGGCCTGACGACCTAGGCTGGGCCCGAGCCCTGTGCGGGCGGGTGGAGCCAGTATGATCAAATTCGAACACATCTGCGTGCTGGGCTTGGGGTACATCGGGTTGCCCACCGCGAGCTTGTTTGCCACCAACGGCTTTCGCGTCACGGGGGTGGACACCAACCCGCGCGTGGTGGAGACCGTCAACCGCGGTGAGGTCCACATCGAGGAGCCCGGGTTGAACACCCTGGTGCACGCCGCGACCCAGTCCGGGCGCCTGGTGGCCACCAGTGAGGTGCCGGAGGCGGATGTCTACATCATCGCCGTGCCCACCCCGATCGCCGCCGACAAGCGTCCGGACCTCAGCGCCGTCGAGGCGGCCGCCCGCGCGATCGCCCCGCGCCTGCGCCCTCACAACCTGGTAATCCTGGAGTCCACCTCGCCGCCGGGCACCTCGGTGGGCCTGGTGTGGCCGATTCTGGCGCAGTCGGGGCTGGAGCCGGGCAAGACCGTGCACCTGGCCCACTGCCCCGAGCGCGTGCTGCCCGGGCAGATCCTGTTCGAGTTGCTGGAAAATTCCCGCGTGGTGGGGGGCTTCAGCCGGCGTTGCGGCGAGCTGGCGCGCGGCCTCTACGCCTCGATCGTGGGCGGCGCCATTCACGTCACCGACGTCACCACGGCCGAGATGGTCAAGGTCACCGAGAACACCTTCCGCGACGTCAACATCGCGCTGGCCAATGAGCTGGCGCTGGTGGCCGAGCGGGTGGGCGTG
Protein-coding sequences here:
- a CDS encoding nucleotide sugar dehydrogenase; the encoded protein is MIKFEHICVLGLGYIGLPTASLFATNGFRVTGVDTNPRVVETVNRGEVHIEEPGLNTLVHAATQSGRLVATSEVPEADVYIIAVPTPIAADKRPDLSAVEAAARAIAPRLRPHNLVILESTSPPGTSVGLVWPILAQSGLEPGKTVHLAHCPERVLPGQILFELLENSRVVGGFSRRCGELARGLYASIVGGAIHVTDVTTAEMVKVTENTFRDVNIALANELALVAERVGVDVWEVIRLANLHPRVNLLSPGPGVGGHCISVDPWFLVDQAPAESRLITTARRVNDAMPAFVEAKLARLFPAGQSLHIAVLGAAYKGNVGDHRESPALEVVRRLEEAGHTVAVCDPHVTKLDYPPLVSVEEAFTGADCVLLLTPHNEFRGLDPDWLGDLMRHRVLLDTRAFLDRKAWQAADFQVMTLGDGTARPRRVLPRAC